A segment of the Salvelinus namaycush isolate Seneca chromosome 3, SaNama_1.0, whole genome shotgun sequence genome:
CAAAAACTGATGAGCCACCAGATGAGCCACCAGCTGTCTCTCACTATCTTCTTCAAACAAGCACCTCATATGCTCTTTAGCATGGCTGAATCAGGAGCAGGTAGACCATACCCAGGTCACCAATCCCTGGAGTCCTCTGTACATCTCAGACACAGGTCACATCAGTTATGTCCGATTCACTGGCCCTCTGCTTGGACCACTAATGTCACTTAGTAAGACAAACATGCCTAACGAGGCGAACAATTGGATTGCCACTTACCATTTGATTTCATTGAGTGACTTCTCTTTTTTCCGCTGACACCCTGCAAAGACCACAGGCCGTTGTTCCCGAGACCCGTCTGATCCAGGGGTATAAATGAGGGGAGGACCTGGTGTTCTGCCTCAACTAATTCTTCCCTCAGCATTTTTGCTACTCTTCTACAGAGCTTCTTCACCACCACCAACTCCATAGGTAAGAGCTTGGGGGTCAATGTGTTTCACTGGAGGATTGGGAACGACAGTAGGGTTAGCGTGGTAGATCTTGGGGATGTACATGCAACTGGAATATGAAAATGCCTCAGAACTCTTACCGTTTTTGTTGAACAAATGTATTTCTATGTGCTATGTACTTTACTTCATCTAGTACCCAATAACTGTAGTTTTGTTGATGTAGGGATATGGTTTATTTTAGAACATACTGAATGACAATATATCAACAGGATATGGGTCGTCAGCATTACACAAAATGAGTAATATCAATCCAAGAACTAGAATAGAGATTGTTCTCATACATTGCATGAAGCTCCCATAGTGTACTGTAAGCAGTGTGAACTTATGTTTCATTGTGTTTCCTCTCATCCAGCCTACCATCACCATGGCCTTCTGGCTCCAAGCTGCGTCTCTGCTGGTGCTGCTGGCGCTCTCCCCCGGGGCAGACGCTGCAGCTGCCCAGCACCTGTGTGGCTCTCATCTGGTGGACGCCCTCTATCTGGTGTGTGGAGAGAAAGGATTCTTTTACAACCCAAAGAGAGATGTGGATCCCCTTATAGGCaagacacctctagcactgtctGAATTCAAAGACTTCATAGCTGCTCGACTACTCAACTTGATCTAAGACCACAAGCTActttcctgtttgtgtgtgtgtagaaatggCATGTAGGAAACTCATGGTCATTATGACAAACAATGTTGTGGAACAATGTAGAacctacaaaaatgtaaatgaatgTGAAGGCAATAATGAGATACAGGAAAAGGTGTATACAGTAGTCCATACAACATATGCTGGTTTATGTTGTGCTATAGCACTCACTCAATATATTTTTCTCCTCTTGCAGGGTTCCTCTCTCCAAAATCAGCCCAGGAGAACGAAGAGTACCCCTTCAAAGACCAGATGGAGATGATGGTAAAGAGAGGTATTGTAGAGCAGTGCTGTCACAAGCCCTGCAACATCTTCGACCTGCAAAACTACTGCAACTGAGGCCTGTCGCATCACTTAGCCTGCTTTCACCCACTGCCACGCTCAAATTCTCAGAGACAGCATCCTATTTCAAAGATTTGCAAACATGGAGTGCAAACAAGAAATGGTCTAGACATGTTTTATTTTTCCCAGAAAATAAAGTTATATGAAATTAGCAAGGACTTTGAGTTTTCCTTTTGTGAATGGGCCTTAGGTTCTGAGTAGGCTACTATGACTTCTGTGCAATTTGTGGTTTTGAGTTTACATGATATTGTAAATTCATATTGTTGGAGTTCAGACATGTTCGTATCATGTCCTCTTAGTTGCCTCGATTGTGGTACTATGCAGCTAAGAGCGGCCTTGCACAATTACCATTTtgttccccctttttctcccggTATTGCATTCTTTTGACGTTCTACCTTATCATAATCAACTAATATTACAGTGTTTTCAGATATATTATGCTCTTTGCTAACATCAGTCAGTGTTTTTGAGATAAGCCTATGCACAGCTTCATTCTCCTTGCTACTGTGCTTGGTTGATTCACCATCATGTTATAGCTCTCAGACAAGCGTTTGGTTTATGAAACTTTATTTAGTGTTTGCTAATTATTATACATTTTTCTGTCTTTAAAATTCCTTCATTACTCACTTATGAAATCTTAATCACGtgggcccagtttttcaaaaCGTTTAATCTGGATCTGAGTGATCCGGATTCAGATCGATCGGGCTGTTTTTTTAGAAAGAAAAAAACCCCTGATATCACCCTCTCACCAAAGGCTCAGATAAATCAGCATGGAAATAATCGTGAAAAGGATGAACTTGTATGAAATTGACTCGTTAGGGGGGAAATGAGAAGCTAGGGATATTTCCTAATAGATATTTAAAGGCTAAGATTACTGTTTCCAGAATGTGTTCCCATGTAATAAGAATAAATGCAGTATGACTCAAtaaaaatacaaacacacacggaaTACTATTTGACATGGATGTGTTATTACTGTTATGAATAAAGACGATcagaaatacaatacaatacaatataacaAAGAATAAATAGAAAACCCGGGTATTAGAGTACACTCTTAAAACTCAGCCACTGACACTGTTCGATCTAGCTTGCAAGCTAATGCCGGCGCGCATTGGAGCTTAATGAATGTCGATCGAAGACGAATGATTCAGTGAATGAATGGGAAACCAAATGGTACTGAGAAACCATGTAGGCTTTCTGTTACATGTAGTatagtggtcccgtgtggctcagttggtagagcatggcgcttgcaacgccagggttgtgggttcattccccacggggggaccaggatgaatatgtatgaactttccaatttgtaagttgctctggataagagtgtctgctaaatgacttaaatgtaaatgtatagcaAAGTCATTTTCAGTTTGATTACTGCCACTAAAATGCCACAGTAATCCTTACAAAAAGTAGGAATGTTCGTTCAAATCGTTAACATGTTACATGTTCGCCTTGTTGAACTTACCTCCGGTTACATCAGTTCACATGAACGTAAACTTACATTAGTTCACATGAACGTAAACGTCAAAATACTTAAGTGGATGGTACATTGAATAATTAAAACCAACACTGATTCTTAAACTATTGGCATGTTGTTTCTTTGAAGCTTGCACATGAAAGTAGCACAAGTGTTTGACGCGATGCAAGCAACAGGCTTCACCAAAATAAGCATGTCCTCATGACAAGCAAACTAGTGTAAAGAACCGAATGTACAAACACAGTAAATGTGTCAATCCTTGTTTTCTGTTGCCTAGAGTATCTAAAAGGGAGTAAGGGATATCCAGAGTATTACCCAGTCCACTTGTATATGAAGGAGACATGTCTCACTATAGGAGCACACACCACATTAGGAACTCCAGGTGTGTCAGAGGTGAGTAGTGTAGGAGCTTTCTTAGTTATTTGAGATATTCTTATCTCTGTTTCTGCTTCCTCCCTTTCTTCTGGGTTCTCTTCAACTGGGTCAGATTCCTCAACCTACAGTCACTTGTTTCTGTTGCTTCTTCAGCTTCATTTCTTTCTTCAGTGGACTCTGTTTCATTTTTTCCTCCTGAACTCGCCACAGGTTCTCTAGTCAttacattctaaatccaaactgAAAGGTTCTGACATTTTTTCATCTTCTCTGTCTTGAAAGTTGTCTTCATCTTCTG
Coding sequences within it:
- the LOC120044421 gene encoding insulin; translation: MAFWLQAASLLVLLALSPGADAAAAQHLCGSHLVDALYLVCGEKGFFYNPKRDVDPLIGFLSPKSAQENEEYPFKDQMEMMVKRGIVEQCCHKPCNIFDLQNYCN